The genomic window AGAAATCCCTGCTTTTAATAACATGGTTAATACTATTCTGCAAAGAAGTTTTATTGCTGCCCAAAATAGAATACAAGCTTCGCTGACTTTAACTGCTGAAGAAAAATACTTAAATTTTATAAAGAAATATCCAGGCTTTGCTTCGCGAATTCCTCAGGTAATGATCGCTTCATATCTGGGAATGACACCAGAAACATTAAGTCGTATTCGTAAACAGACCGCAAAAAAATAAATTATATAAGGAGCTTAAGAAGCTCCTTTTTTTATGTCTTATTTGAACTCTTGATCTATATCAAGTTTTTACTTATTTCTAATCAATGTGCAGGTTTTGCATTCGTCGCAACTTTGTAATGTTCAAAAGAAACAAACATTATAAACATTTAAATATTAGAAATCATGTCAAAAACAATTTTTATTACAGGAACAAGTACAGGTTTTGGAAAACTTACAGCTTTAACATTAGCTAACGCAGGTCACTCAGTTATTGCCGGAATGCGTAATACAAAAGATAAAAATGCCGCAGCAGCTAAAGAACTAGGAGCGATCGAAAATATTGAAGTAGTAGATATTGATGTTACTGATGATGTATCAGTAAATAAAGCTATCGAAAAAGTAATCTCTAAATACGGTAAAATTGATGTTCTTGTCAATAATGCAGCTGTAAGCGGTTTTGGTTTACTAGAAGGCTATTCTATTGATCAAGTTCGTAAAATGTTTGATGTCAACGTATACAGTGTGCTTCGTATGTATCAGGCAGTGCTCCCTTCAATGAGAAAAGAAAAAAACGGACTTGTAATTAATATTACAACAGGAGCAAGCGGACACACGCTTCCTTTTATGGTTCCTTACATCGCTTCAAAACTTGTAGTAGAAAGTTTTACAGAAGGACTTCAAGATGAATTGGCGGATTATGGAATTGAAAACGTAAGTATTCAGCCAGGAGTTTATCCTACAGAAATGAATAATGGTTCTAAAGCTGGTATTCATGCAGACAAAACAGAAATTATTGAAGAATATGGGGATGCTGCCACCGAAAAATTTAATGCTTTAGGAACAGCATTATTTGGTAAAATGGCTCAATTTGATATGAATCCGCAAACTATTGCTAATGGTATTCTAGAATTGGTCAGCATGAAAAAAGGGGAAAGACCTCTTCGTTTTCCGCTAGATGCCATTGCTCAAGGAACAGATAAAGAATTTATTGAAGCTCGTGCCAATATTAAAGCAAAATGGGTAGCAGCTTATACTAATTAATTTATTCACAAAATACATTTACAATAATCATGAAAACAAATCATAAAAAATCAAACAAAAAAGTACAGACTTCAGCTGCAGCAATGCTTAATTTATTAATACTCTTTTCTGCTTCAGAAAAAACAGTGGCGCAAAATACTGCAGGAATTGTTGGGATTGATCATGTCGGAATCAATGTCCCAGACTTGAGTAAAGCAGTTGCATTTTTTAACGATGTACTTGGTTTTACACCTGTAACACAGTTAGGGCCAATTCCGCTAGATTTAGAATGGAAAAAAATGAATCATATTAATCCTGCAACAGGCGCTGTTACTATAAAAATGATAAATGCGGGAAATGGGGCCAGCATTGAAGTGTTTGAATACGCAGATAGCAAAGGAAGTTTGAATCATCCAAATACTGATGATATTGGAGCGTCACATATTGCTTTTTATGTAGAGGATATTAATGCAGCTGTGCAGTATTTGAAAAATAAAGGAGTTAAAGTTTTAGGAGAACCTTTTACAACGCCTTCTGGTGATACGGCTGGGGAATCATGGGTTTACTTTGAAACGCCATGGGGATCAAAAATGGAATTAGTTTCTTATCCAAACGGAAAAGGATACGAGAAGAATAAACCTGCCAAAATTCTCTGGTCTCCTAAAAAGCAGATTGATACCTCAATTTCTGAATCTGAAATTAAATCTTTAGTTGACTCGCATCTTTTAATATGGAATGAAAAAGAAATTAAAAAACGTGAAGACTTAATGAAAAAAGTCTACAATGAAAATATTGAAATGGTAGACAGTCATTTTGTAGCTGTTGGTTATAAAGAAATAAATGGATTTATAGAGGATCTTCATAATAAAAATAAAAATTCGAGATTTTCACGCATCAAAGCAATTGATGTAAATCATAATACGGCAAGGCTTTATTGGCAGCATGGCTCTGCAGAAAAACCAGATGCTGTTACTGGTATGGATCTTTTCGTTTTTGAAAATGGAAAAGTGGTTAAGTTGTATGTATTTGTAGATAATAAAAAATAAAAGGAAATGGGAAGTTCTAATCATCATGATAAAACAAAGACGACAGCAATAACTGTAAGTGCTTACTATAGAGTTCATCCGGAGGATAGACAGATTTTTATAGATGCTGTTATACCCGATATGATTGCTGCCAATAAATTAGAAGGCTGTATTTATTATGCTTTTTCTCAGGATTTGACAGATGAAAGCACTTTTCATCTTTTAGAAGGCTGGAGAGATGAAGAAGCATACGAAAGACATGAAACTTCTGAAATATTTTTAACTGCTTTGAGTACAGTGGTTAAAAATGTAAGGATACTAGATAGAGAAGGAGTACGTTATGAGGTTAAAAAAATGCATATTGACGATCCAAGAGGGAAAGTTTGATCATCATAGAATGTCATTAAATATTAAAATAGCCAGAGAGTTTTTTGGATATCTCTAAAAATGACGAAACCCTTAACAAAAGTTAAGGGTTTCAAATTTCAGCGGAGAAAGAGGGATTCGAACCCCCGGACCTGTTACAGTCAACAGTTTTCAAGACTGCCGCATTCGACCGCTCTGCCATTTCTCCAGTATGTCGCCATCAGAGCCTGATTGCGGGTGCAAATATAAGACGGTTTTTCGGTTATAAAAATTTTTTTCGAACTTTTTTTTGAAGTTTTTTAAGATAATTTTCAAGTGTCTAATTATCAGTATTTCCGAAAGTGGTTTTTTTGAAAAATTAATCTAAATGGTCTAAAATTGGTGTTGGTTTTTTATGTTCGTCGACTGCAACAAACGAAAAAGTTCCTGAAACTACAGTTTCGCGAAGTTCTGTATACATTTGTTCCATAAAAATATCGACATGAATTTTACAGCTGGTTCTTCCAACGCTATCCACTTTTGCTACTAATTCTATTAAAGTTCCCGCAGGAATTGCTTTTTTGAAATCAATTTGACCTGTCGAAATCGTAACTACTTTTTTACGGCTGAAACGTGTAGCGCAGATAAAAGCAACTTCGTCCATTAAATGAAGTGCTGTTCCTCCAAATAAAGTGTCATAATGATTTGTTGTGCTAGGAAAAACGGCTTTAAAAATACGAGTTTCTGATTTTTGGATTCTTTCTTCTACTGTTCCCATATTAGTAATTAACGTATTCTGTAATTTCAAGTCCGTATCCAATCATACCCACTCGTTTTGTTTGCTCTGTATTCGAAACCAATCTGATTTTAGAAATATCTATATCATGAAGAATTTGTGCTCCGATACCGTAATCTTTGCTGTCAATAATGACTTTCGGAGCTTTTAAAGTTCCGTTAGCTTGTAACGATTTTAGCTCAGAAATTCTGTTTAAAAGATTAACAGCCGTCATATCTTGATTGATAAAAATAACAGCACCTTTTCCGTTTTCATTAATTACTTTAAACATATCGTCTAGCTGCTGTTCTGCATTGTTAGTCAATGTGCCTAATAAATCATTATTTACCTGAGAAGAGTGAATTCTTGTCAAAATTGGTTCGCCAAGATTCCAAGTTCCTTTGGTTAAAGCAATATGAATTTGTTTGTTTGTAGTTTGTTCGTAAGCTCTTAAACGGAAAGTTCCAAAACGAGTTTCGATATCAAAATCTTCTTTTTTAACGATTAAGCTATCGTGCTGCATTCTGTAAGCGACTAAGTCTTCAATAGAAACTAATTTCAGATTGAATTTCTTAGCCACTTTAACTAATTCTGGCAAACGCGACATAGTTCCGTCGTCGTTTAAGATTTCGCAGATTACACCAGCAGGTTTAAATCCTGCAAGACGCGCAAAATCAATTGCTGCTTCAGTATGCCCTGTTCTTCTTAAGACACCGCCTTGTTTAGCAATTAAAGGGAAAATATGACCAGGACGAGCTAAATCGTGAGGTTTTGTATTTGGATCAACTAATGACTGAACTGTTTTTGATCTATCAGCGGCAGAAATTCCAGTTGTAACTCCTTGACCTTTTAAATCAACAGAAACAGTAAAAGCGGTTTCCATATGATCTGTATTGTTGGTAACCATCGCGCGAAGATCTAATTCCTTGCATCGGCTTTCTGTAAGTGGCGTACAAATTAAACCACGTCCATGAGTAGCCATAAAGTTGATCATTTCTGGAGTTACTTTTTCGGCAGCAGCCAAAAAATCACCTTCATTTTCACGATCTTCGTCATCGACTACAATGATTACTTTACCTTGACGAATATCTTCAATAGCTTCTTCAATGGTATTCAGTTGTATTTTTGTTGTTGACATAATTATTTTTGCTTTTGAGCAGATAAAAACCGCTCAGAGATTTTCTGAATTAGTTGTGAAATTGGGGTTGTAATTGCATCAAAATTAATTAATCCGTTATCGTTTGTAGCGCGATAGGTTAATAAAACTGCTAGCGGAGAGAGGACAAAAGATGACATCCATGATCCCATAAACGGAGTCATACCGCCTTCTTGAGATAACCTTTTTCCGAACGTATTGATGAAATGGAAAGTAATGAAAATTAAAACGGCAAATACAATAGGAAGTCCTAGTCCTCCTTTTCTAATAATAGCGCCAAGCGGAGCTCCGATAAAGAACATTAAGAAACAAGCAAAAGCAATAACGAATTTCTCGTATAATGCATTATAGTGTTTGTTAATTTCTCGTTCCTTGTCTTTTAAATCTTTCTGCGTCGTTTCTATGGAATAAATGTTGCTGGTAATATTGCTTCCCGCCATTTTTAAAATATCAACTTTGTCTTTGTTAGAGTAAATAGACAAAACATCATTTGGAAGCGGTTTCTTTTTGATGTTTTTTTGAGTATTTCCGGGAAATCTTTTAATCCCCACTCGCTGATTGATATTTTCAGAAAAAGAAACAATTTCGTTGTCTAAATTTTTGTTCAATGAATCTAAAGTATAACGAAGTTCATTAACATTCAACATTCCATTTGTTCCTGCAATGTTTTCTTTGCTGTCGTCAACTTTGTTAAGTTCAGATAAATCGATATTGATAATTTGCGTTTTAAATTTTCCTTTTATAAAAGGCATTTTCGCGCGATCTTCATATTTTTTAGGAGTAACGTCCTGGTAGTAATAACCGTCATTTAAAACTAACTTTAAAATGCTAGATTTTTCATTACTAACTAATTCACCTGTTTTAGCTTTAATAACGGTTTTATTTTCACCCATATTATTCGCTTTCTCGTGAATAGTTACACCGGTTAGGTGATTTCCGTTTTCGCCAGTTTTTTTGTTTACTTTAATGTTGTAAGTTCCGACATCGTTAAACTGACCTTCAGCAATAGCCATAGCTGGCTTAGCTTGAGCAATGTTTTTTCTAAAGTTGACAAATTTATATTCGGCATACGGAATAACATTATTGGCAAACCAAAAGGCAACAATACTTAAAACGAAAATAAAAATAATCAAGACTCGCATTGCTCTTTGCAAGGAGATTCCTGAAGATTTCATAGCTGCGAATTCATAATTTTCGGCCAAATTTCCGAAAGTCATAATAGATGCTAATAAAACTGAAAGTGGTAAAACCAACGGAATAATTCGTGGCATAGAAAAAAGCAGGAATTTCACGACTAATATTAAGTCGAGATCTTTACCTGCTAGTTCTGAAATAAATAGCCATACTGTTTGCAGTATGAATATGAAAAATAAGATTACAAATACCGTGGTAAATGTAAGTAAGAATGTTTTTAATAAGTATTTGTCTAGAATTTTCAACCTTCTGATTAATCTAATTTATTGATGTAGTATTTCGGGTATTTACTCGCTACAAAGGTAAATTGATTTTTTGATAATGGCTGATTGGTTTTAAAAGAATTAACGGTTAAAGTTGTTTTTGTTCCGTTTTTTCCAGTTTCAATCAAATTATAGATGTGTTTAGTCTGAAC from Flavobacterium sp. KACC 22763 includes these protein-coding regions:
- a CDS encoding SDR family NAD(P)-dependent oxidoreductase — translated: MSKTIFITGTSTGFGKLTALTLANAGHSVIAGMRNTKDKNAAAAKELGAIENIEVVDIDVTDDVSVNKAIEKVISKYGKIDVLVNNAAVSGFGLLEGYSIDQVRKMFDVNVYSVLRMYQAVLPSMRKEKNGLVINITTGASGHTLPFMVPYIASKLVVESFTEGLQDELADYGIENVSIQPGVYPTEMNNGSKAGIHADKTEIIEEYGDAATEKFNALGTALFGKMAQFDMNPQTIANGILELVSMKKGERPLRFPLDAIAQGTDKEFIEARANIKAKWVAAYTN
- a CDS encoding VOC family protein; this translates as MKTNHKKSNKKVQTSAAAMLNLLILFSASEKTVAQNTAGIVGIDHVGINVPDLSKAVAFFNDVLGFTPVTQLGPIPLDLEWKKMNHINPATGAVTIKMINAGNGASIEVFEYADSKGSLNHPNTDDIGASHIAFYVEDINAAVQYLKNKGVKVLGEPFTTPSGDTAGESWVYFETPWGSKMELVSYPNGKGYEKNKPAKILWSPKKQIDTSISESEIKSLVDSHLLIWNEKEIKKREDLMKKVYNENIEMVDSHFVAVGYKEINGFIEDLHNKNKNSRFSRIKAIDVNHNTARLYWQHGSAEKPDAVTGMDLFVFENGKVVKLYVFVDNKK
- a CDS encoding putative quinol monooxygenase; translation: MGSSNHHDKTKTTAITVSAYYRVHPEDRQIFIDAVIPDMIAANKLEGCIYYAFSQDLTDESTFHLLEGWRDEEAYERHETSEIFLTALSTVVKNVRILDREGVRYEVKKMHIDDPRGKV
- a CDS encoding acyl-CoA thioesterase; the protein is MGTVEERIQKSETRIFKAVFPSTTNHYDTLFGGTALHLMDEVAFICATRFSRKKVVTISTGQIDFKKAIPAGTLIELVAKVDSVGRTSCKIHVDIFMEQMYTELRETVVSGTFSFVAVDEHKKPTPILDHLD
- the ribB gene encoding 3,4-dihydroxy-2-butanone-4-phosphate synthase, whose translation is MSTTKIQLNTIEEAIEDIRQGKVIIVVDDEDRENEGDFLAAAEKVTPEMINFMATHGRGLICTPLTESRCKELDLRAMVTNNTDHMETAFTVSVDLKGQGVTTGISAADRSKTVQSLVDPNTKPHDLARPGHIFPLIAKQGGVLRRTGHTEAAIDFARLAGFKPAGVICEILNDDGTMSRLPELVKVAKKFNLKLVSIEDLVAYRMQHDSLIVKKEDFDIETRFGTFRLRAYEQTTNKQIHIALTKGTWNLGEPILTRIHSSQVNNDLLGTLTNNAEQQLDDMFKVINENGKGAVIFINQDMTAVNLLNRISELKSLQANGTLKAPKVIIDSKDYGIGAQILHDIDISKIRLVSNTEQTKRVGMIGYGLEITEYVNY
- a CDS encoding LptF/LptG family permease, with protein sequence MKILDKYLLKTFLLTFTTVFVILFFIFILQTVWLFISELAGKDLDLILVVKFLLFSMPRIIPLVLPLSVLLASIMTFGNLAENYEFAAMKSSGISLQRAMRVLIIFIFVLSIVAFWFANNVIPYAEYKFVNFRKNIAQAKPAMAIAEGQFNDVGTYNIKVNKKTGENGNHLTGVTIHEKANNMGENKTVIKAKTGELVSNEKSSILKLVLNDGYYYQDVTPKKYEDRAKMPFIKGKFKTQIINIDLSELNKVDDSKENIAGTNGMLNVNELRYTLDSLNKNLDNEIVSFSENINQRVGIKRFPGNTQKNIKKKPLPNDVLSIYSNKDKVDILKMAGSNITSNIYSIETTQKDLKDKEREINKHYNALYEKFVIAFACFLMFFIGAPLGAIIRKGGLGLPIVFAVLIFITFHFINTFGKRLSQEGGMTPFMGSWMSSFVLSPLAVLLTYRATNDNGLINFDAITTPISQLIQKISERFLSAQKQK